The genomic stretch AGGTTTCTTGTTTTAAACATTGACTTTCGTACCATAACGATAACCGATTTGGCTCTACTTAAATCTTTGAAATCCCAATCGCAGACTCAGCGTTGCAAAGCCTTCAGCAATAATTTGAGTCTACCTCTCATGCCCAGCTCTCCCTTAGGTTATTCATACGCCAAATTCAATAAAACACTCTTCACATGTCCTTCCAATAACCTCACCCTTCCTCCCGGATTTTATAACTATAACAACTGCTCTAACTACCACATCTACTATGATGGCTTTCAAAGTCTCGGAGATTCTCCTGACTTACGGCCGCCAGGCCCTTTAGCAGCATGTTCCAAGATTCATTTTGCATTAAAAGACGAATCAAATGATACAGACCCCTTCTCATTTCTGTCTGACCGGATCGTGTTGGAAGTAGAATTATCCAGTGATTGTAGAAACTGTATTCGTCACAGAAGAGGACACTGTCAACTTGACTCCCAAGGAAACTTCCTTTGCGTCACAGGTATCTTAGAAGTTCAAACGAAGTAAATCAATTCATCTATCTATTgatttgttaaaaattaaataattgtttcATTTTCAACTTGCTAGACGCAGGTCATATTAGTTGGATCGTGAAGATGGGACTAGGACTCGGTAATGAATCGAACACAATAATCCTCACTATCGAACTTTATCAGTGTGTGAAATTTAATGAGCCATTCTACTTTTATCAATTACACATCATCTTCTATATCTCTACTCTGAGACcagaaaaatataatttactcTTGGTCCTTCCATTTCTTCTCATTGCAGTTGCTACAGTTCTAGTGCTAGTAGTAATGGCCACGCTCTACTGCACAACATGGAAGAAGGAAAATCCTAAACAAATGCTGGTGGTTGATGCCTTTTTGGAGAAACATGGGCCCCTTCAAATAAGGAGATATACTTATTCAGATATGAAGAAGGTGACCAACTCCTTCAGAGACAAACTAGGCCAAGGAGGATTTGGCAGTGTATACAAAGGACAATTGCAGGACGGACGCCATGTTGCAGTAAAGATCCTAAGTGAACTGAAAGGTGATGGTGAAGATTTCATCAATGAAGTTGCGAGTATGAGTAGAACTTCTCATGTTAACATTGTTGCTCTTCTTGGCTTCTGCTTTCAAGGTTCCAAACGAGCTTTGGTTTATGAGTTTATGCCCAATGGATCGCTTGAGAAGTTAATCTATGAAGAAAATACTGTGATAGGGGATCACCAATTGGATTGTCAAACTTTATATAATATTGCAATTGGTGTTGCTCGAGGACTTGAGTATTTGCACATGGGCTGCAATACTAGAATCTTGCATTTCGACATAAAGCCCCATAACATTCTCTTAGATGAAAATTTTTGTCCCAAAATTTCAGATTTCGGACTTGCAAAAGTTTGCACTAGAAAAGAAAGTATTGTATCAATATTTGGTGCTAGAGGAACTGCAGGCTATATTGCTCCAGAGGTATTTTCTAGGAATTTTGGTGCAGTATCTCACAAGTCAGATGTTTATAGTTATGGAATGATGGTTTTAGAAATGGTTGGACGAAGAAGGAATATCAAAGTTGAAGTTGATGCATCTAGTGAGTTATATTTCCCTCATTGGATATATAATCGCCTTGTGTCAAATCAAGAACTTGGTTTGCGAAGTATAAGAAATGAGTGGGAAAATGAGATGGTAAGAAAGATGACAATAGTGAGCTTATGGTGTATTCAAACCAACCCTTCAAGTCGACCATCAATTAGTAAAGTGGTGGAAATGCTGGAAGGAAGAGCTGAGTTGTTGCAAGTGCCACCTAAACCATTTTGGTTTTCTCCTTCAACATCTCCCTGAATTTTGAAAACACTGTAGTTTTATGTGTTGCAGGCTTGTTGCAATATATtgctttatttattgtcatatgTAACgtcctttttcttcttatatAGTAATTGCCTGGGAGGTAATAATTGTTTCTAGTTATTATAAAGCAAACTCAATATTTTAAGGTTGAGTTATAGTTGATTAATTTGTTTGCTAATTCTCTGGAAAAATTTGAAGTCACACATCTGAAACTTTATAGAATTTACTGTAACTGTTCACCAAGTCTTTGATATCAATAATATACCTGGCACCTTGTATCTGATTTACTACTATAAGATGTATAGTATCCAATTGAAGTTTCATATCTCCTTTGCCGTATATGTGAGGTTATTTATCAGGCATAgactaaataaaaatatcttattgACTAATGGATGACTTCATTAAGCAGCAGTAGGAATAAAAGAGGCTAATTGTGTAGAGAGATACTGTGCAATTTAGTGGGTGATCCTGGTGGATTCATGTTGGGAAAAACTCAATAAAGGTTCAAAAACAAGAACTTATCTAACAGTGGAAgcactaaaaataattttttcataatttgtgCAATTAAATGGGCAATACCAAAGATACTCCAAGCAACAAATATAATGacagaaattaaataatcagacaccataattttaacgtggaaaaatccccaaaagagggacaaaaaaCCCACGGGACCTAGTCTAGAAAAATCTTCCACTATCAGAATAATGGGTACACAAACAGTCTTCCTAGTGACACTAGGGcatctcaacaatcaacaaaatacatTATCAAAACTGATGGAATCAACATAAACCCTCCACAAAAGTGGGTATCTCAAATCAGgcaaaagagaaggcaaaacAACTAGCAAGTTATATCCTAATGTTTATCTCTACACCAGGAAcaacatactaaaatttcataaaaaatagaGCAAGTTTACCAAATCAATGTGATCAAGGTTAGCTTGCCTTTTCCCCCCAAATTCTTCTCCTCTTCGGCACTGTGTTTCgtgtttccttttttttcattcaaaggAATGaaactcttctctctctctctctcccgtGGCTCTCAGccacttctttttattttattgtttttccttttttttttaaaaggttGTGGGTCCCACTTGAGATTGGGGACCCACCAACAAATCTCCTCCTCACCAACTCAAGTGGGGATAGGCTGTTCTACCAAACCCGCCTTCTCTTTGCAGGAATCAAACTTCATTGCAGGTAAACTCTTAGTCATTATATCTGAACCATTATCATCAGTATGGATCTTCTCAAGTGCATATGACTTCATCTCAAGCGCTTGACGTATCCAATGATACCTCACCTCTATGTGCTTCGATCTGGAATGAAACGTCAGATTCTTGCTGAGATGGATAGCACTCTGACTGTCACAAAATAACACAAACTTCTCTTGATTGATGCCTAACTCTTGTAGGAATTTCTTCATCCACAAGAGTTCCTTAGAAGCTTCAACAACAGCAATGTATTCTGCTTCTGTAGTAGACAAAGCAACACATTTCTGAAGTCGGGATTGCCACGAAACAGCTCCCCCTGCAAAAGTCATCATATAACCAGAAGTAGACTTCCTTGAATCAAGATCCCCAGCCATATCCGCATCTGTGTAACCATCCAACACAGGTTAGCCACTTCCAAAGCATAAACAAACTCTGGAAGTACCATTAAGGTATCTGAGAATCCACTTCACTGCTTGCCAGTGTTCCTTGCTAGGATTAGAGAGAAACCAACTAACAACTCCAACGGCATGAGCAATATCCGGCCTGGTGCAAACCATAGCATACATCAAACTGCCAACTGCAGATGCATAtggaatcttcttcatttcCGCTTTCTATTTCTCACTTGTAGGACATTGCTGCGAACTTAGCTTGAAATGACTAGCAAGTGGAGTACTAACAGGTTTGGAATTACTCATGCTAAACCTCTCTAAAACCTTCTCAATATACTTTTGCTGTGACAACCACAGTTTCTCATTCTTCCTGTCATGAGTGATACTCATGCCAAGGATTTTCTTTGCAGGACCCAAATCCTTCATAGCAAAGAATCTGTTCAAGTCTTTCTTAAGACTTTCAATCTTCATAGTGTCATGACcaatgttctgaaaaccggaccggaccggccggttcgatCGGTTTAACCGCGAACCGGCGATGCAAACGGTCCGGTCCACCTGCAGAAACCGTCCTGGAAAGAACCGGCGACGAACTGGTGAACCGGCCAAAAACCGGTCTGTTGAGCCGAACCGGTAACCGGCCGGTTCTGCataaacgacgtcgtttcattatattaaaaaaagaacCCCTTAACCCGACCCGACCCGAAGAGCACCCTGACCCGGTGACCCCAACCACCCCCCGTTTCTTCCCCCGAATCCCTAATTCTGTGTGTTGTTCATCTTCGTGAGAGAAGAGAACAGAGAATGAGAGAAGATTGAAGCTGAACCCTCCACGCCCGAACCCTAGCCTGCCACCGCCCCCTCCTTCGTCGCCGCGGTCACCGGTCAACAGCGCAACCGCCGTCGCCTGGTCATCAGCCCAAGTAACCCTCATTCTTCGCCTGGTTCCCTGCCCAGTAGCCAGCCGTCTGCCTCGTCTTCATCTGCCCCGTCCCATCGTCTTCATCGTCGCGCGGTGAGTAACTCGTCTCTGCTCATCTTTGTTCTTCACTTCTTTGCCTCTGTGAACTTCGACTTGCCTCTGTGAACTTCAACTTGCCTCTGTGAACTGACTTCCTCTGCTCATCTTTGTTCTTTGCCTCTGTGAACTTCTTTGTTAGTAACCTAGTTTGCAGCTCAATTTCTGTTTGTTAGTAACTTGGTTTGCAGCTCAAATTCTGTTTCTTGGTAACTTGGTTTGCAGCTCAATTTCTGGTTGTTGGTAACTTGATTTGCAGCTCAATTTCTGTTTGTTGGTAACTTGGTTTGCAGCTCAATTTATGTGTGTTGCTCAATTTGTGTTTGTAGTTCAATTTCTGTGTGTTGCTCAAATATCTGTTTTGTAGCTCAATTTTGTTACTGTTTTGTACTTTGTTAATGCTGGAAACTGACTCGGTTTTGCATATTTGTTGACTGGCTGAATTTCTCAAATTTGTTCTGCATAATTGTTAATGTTCATTGTGTAGATAGAATTGTTAATGTTTATTGCTGTGgctgtttttaatttcatatatgttttattaattttagttatggAAGATAGTATTAATCAAGAAGCAACTGCTGATAACAATGATTCTGTGAATAATAACATGCCTGCCGATACTCCTATTTTGAATGATGCTGCTAATCCTAATTTTCGTAGTGCTAATGATAGTCAGTCACAAGGTTCTTCGAACCTTAGGGGAAAAACAGATTTAGCTTGGAAATATGTTGCTCTACAAACAGTGAATGAAAAACCACAGTATCAATGTTTATTTTGTCTACAAGTTTTCAATGGAGGTGGAATTCACAGGATGAAGAAACATCTAGCAAAGATTACCGGAGACGTGAAAAAATGTCCTAAAGTTCCATATGATGTGGAAAAACAGATGGAAAGTTTGTTGAAAGATATTCAGGccagcaaaaagaaaagaaaagtaagtTTTGGTGAAGAGGGTGGTGATGAGGTAGAGGATGCAATTGATGAGGCAATCCAAGAAGAACAGGAACAGCAGCGTACCTCGAATCAGCAAGGAGTTGGAGGCGATCCAAAGAAAAAAGCCAAAGTCATTCCTCCTATGTTTGCACCAAGAACAACTCCAGGAGCTCAACCAAGTATTAAGAGTGTTTTGCAAAACAAAGAGGCGATACACGAGGTTGATAAACGATTTGCTCGGTGGCTTTTGGATTGTAAAATTCCATTTAATGCTGTGATGTCGCCATATTTCCAAGATATGTTGGATGGTGTTGCTGGTATTGGACCTGGTTACAAGGGGCCTTCTTATGATAAGTtaagggttcatttgttggctGATCTTAAAAGAGAAAGTCAAATGCTAGTTGACAGTTATAGGAGTGCATGGAAGGAAACTGGATGTACCCTCATGGCTGATGGTTGGACAGATCAAAGACAAAGGACGTTAATCAATTTCTTGGTGTATTGTTCTAAAGGTTTGTGCTTTGTGAAATCAGTAGATGCTTCCAGTATGGTAAAAAATGCTGCACACTTGTGTACTTTGTTTTCTGAGGTGATTGAATGGATTGGCCCAAATAATATTGTGCATGTTGTGACTGACAATGCAGCCAATTATGTTGCTGCTGGTAGGCTTATCAATAGAAAATATGATAATATCTATTGGTCACCATGTGCTGCTCATTGCcttaatcttattttaaaagatataagcAGCATGGCGCATATTTCTAACCTTGCAACTCGTGCTTCAAAGATCACAGTATTTGTGTACAATCATACGGTTTTCTTATCTTGGCTAAGACAAAAACCTCATTGGAGAGAAATTGTACGTCCTGGTGCAACTCGGTTTGCAACTGTGTTTATTACATTGAAGAGCATCTTTGACCGTAAAAAGGAGTTGCAACAATTGGTTGTAGATTCAATTTTCACTAATCACAAATTAGGAAGGAGTGCTACTGGTAGAGCTGTGAGTGCTATCATTCTGGACGCCAAATTTTGGGACGATTGCTTTACTGTATGTAAACTTGTGGGCCCTCTGATTTACTTGCTGAGGGTTGTTGATGCTGATGACCCCCCATCTTTGGGATATGTTTATGAAGGAATGCTAAGGGCAGAAGATGCAATTAAGGAGATGTTTAGGCAATCCAAGACTGCATATCAGCCGTACACAGATATTATCAACTCAAGATGGGACAAGCATTTGAAGAAAGATCTTCATGCGGCAGCTTACTTCCTGAATCCTAAAttcttttttaatgaaaattataAAGAAGCACCTGATGTTATGCGAGGTTTGCTTGATCTTGTTACCTTGTATTGCAAGTGTAACAATTTGGATTCAGTTCAGGCAATGAAAGAAATACATTTATATAGAGATCGGAAGGAAAGTTTTGATAGACAAGAAGTTATTCCAGCTGCATCTGAACTTAAGCCTGGTAAGAATATGGTTGAATATTTGTTTAATCAATAGTAACTTGTTTTGAGCTCctatgttcttaattaatatcttATAATATGTTATGGTTTTATAATTGGTAGATGAATGGTGGAGGTTATTCGGAGGCTCTGCTCCATGTCTACAAAAGATAGCTGTTCGCATTCTTAGCCAAGCATCTGCTTCTTCTGGGTGTGAGAGAAATTGGAGCCTTTTTGACCAGATTcatacaaaaagaagaaatagattGGAGCATGATAGACTGAATGACATTGTTTATGTTACCTATAATTTGCATCTTAAATCCAGGTAATATATGTTTCATGAAATACTATATTGTTTCATTTGTAATctttatcataataaatttgtaaattattaaatctccatatattgtatttaactttttaggaaggaaaaagaaaaaagaaagcaaaagacACAGCATGGTCCAATTGATTATGAAAGTATCAGTCAAGTTGACTTCTGGGTGACTGAAGAGGTTGTAGAGAAAGAGCCTGATCTTCCTAGTAATGTGGATGACTTATTGCGTGAGTATAGTATATTTAGTTTCTAATGATTTATTAGAATGTTGTTAGTTTATCATATAATGATAacatttctattttattaggtgAAATTGATGCTGATTTATATCAAAGTGGCGGTGGTAGTAGTGGTCTTTATGCTGCATCTCTTTCTTCTGCTGATCAGGGTGGGAATGAAGGTGAAGATCATCCCACCGAAGCAGATTTGCAACAAGTTCTTGCGGATTTTGATTGATAAACCATGATGTTGGGATTTAATATTTAGATATGCTTTTATTACTATTTAACTTTTGAGTTTGGATTTTGATAAGATCATATGTATTTGGTTGATGATATTTTATGTAGTGTTTTAAATTTCGaagatattttaagatttatatcagactataattatattttaggatgTGTATTTATAATTTGTTTATTATTCTACTCTAAACGGTTTTTCCGGTTGAACCACCGGTTGAACTGGTTAGACCAGtgaaccagtgaaccagtaaCTAGAGCGGTTTGATGACCGGTCCGGTTTTCTGAACCTTGGTCATGACCAACAATCAACATGTTATCAACATAAAGCAAGAGAATTATAAAATCACCATCAGAGAATTTCTTAACATAGACACAATGATCAGAAGAAGTCTTACTATACCCAtgaccttccatgaaagaatcAAACTTCGTGTACCACTGCCTTGGTGCTTGCTTCAACCCATATAAGCTCTTCTTCAACTTGCATACAAGGTGCTCCTTTCCTTTAACCTCGAAACCATCTGGTTGCTCCATATAGATTTCTTTATCTATGTCACCGTGAAGGAATGCAGTCTTCACATCAAGCTGCTCAACCTCTAAATTCAAGCTAGCTGCCAATCCAAGCACAACTCGAATAGAGGACATCTTCACAACTGGAGAGAAAATCTCCTCAAAATCAATACCTTTCTTTTGCTCAAAGCCTTTCACAACCAATCGAGCTTTGTACCTTGGTCGTGAGACATTTTCATCCGCTTTCAACTTGAACACCCATTTATTCTTGAATGCTCTCTTACCCTTCGGCaacttcaccaattcaaaagtaTGATTCTCACGCAAagatttcatttcttcttgcatGGCCTTCAACCAATCTTCCTTATGCTCATCAGACATAGCTTCCTGGTAGCTCTCTGGCTCTCCAGTCTCAGTGTTCATCACATACTCATGAGGAGAGTATTTCTGAGAAGGATGACGCTCTCTAGTAGATCTTCTCAATTCATGTTCAACTGGTGGTTCAGGTGGAACTTCAACATCTGGTGGAACTTTTGCATCTGGCACCCCAGGTTGAGGTGTAGGTTCATCATGCAAATCATCACCATCATTATCAACTTGTACATCTCCCCCATCAACAGGAGGTCTAGTGGAAGGACCGGGTTCATCATCAGCAGAACGTCTAACAGTTACTGTTGGCTTATCAGTCTTCTCAAGATCTTCAATAGTTTGGTCTTCAAGAAAAATTACATCTCGGCTTCTAATTATCTTTTTGCTCACCGGATCCCATAATCTGTAACCAAAGTCTTCGTGACCATAACCTATGAAGATACACTGCTTTGACTTCCCATCAAGTTTAGACCTTTCATCTCTTGGAATGTGAACAAAAGCTCTGCAGCTGAACACTCGCAAGTGATTATAGGAGACATCTTTCCCTCTCCAAACTTTCTCTGGAACATCACCATTTAGTGGAACAGAAGGAGAAAGGTTGATCAAATCTACTgctgtaacaaccctgattttcgagtatgCGAGATATTTTCTGAAGGCACGAATTTTGccagaagatcagtaaagggaacacctcttctatatcaacaagtatctcaatcctcattgtcattatgtcatccttaatctagaaccttttccaaggcaagctcgataacgcggtcacgaagaacctagtttttgaaccgtatcggttaggagttttgattcgaTCTTTCGTAAATTGTCTcggtttgacgaaccggactcgattcatgagaggagagagataatagtataatattatcattatattagtattagaaaattcttgaatgatattataaggttacctggtctgtttttgttaaaaacagaaaatcggtttaaccgggtttacggtttattggtgcagcttagcaccagcactctctgatgactttagcaatgctaaggcctcattattcatgttttattctcataataaatatgttactagtgtcatttatgctagtagctcagaaaataatttttagagatgtttttgcaagtgttccgatacatctagttttagtagttatacacctgagatattttaatattattttaatccacctccaagccaaccaatcacaactcaccctacacccccaaaacccccaaggctgcctcatttgctcattgtggccgaaaatcaccaagagaaaaaggagagaaagttcttggttcataaatcttcaaagcttgatttcttctgaactaaaactcaaatcaaaactccgatttcaccaaaatgatcctctcttcttcctctacataaccatgtgacttatcaaggctggaaataaggtgagatggctgtctccctccctcttcaattcggttttcaaggaaaaccatgcaaaacatgtgttttcttgatgtttttccttaggaatcatgcttaacttgacttgagggccaagaaacgtgaatttccagcaagtctaaggtgagatatctcttcctaacatactaagtgagatttggtcagttgagagtttttggatttaaagttgttcttgatgtgatttaggaggaaaaagtgcttaaggaccacctgaaagtttaaccgaattaggagcagcaaaaccaggtagggtttgacgaatttaatcttgattgattgtgtttgagttctgtaattatgatatggtttggctgtgcttgaaattgattgtttatatgagtgattcttgttgaaagtttgttgaaaatttgatgaaatttgatgatatttaagctatgaatgttgttcttgagggctgctggaaaacgaaaccctaggccttaaattggggttcaatttgtgttaaaatcatgtagaaaagatggggttttagtggctaggaatttattatgatttttggtaaaaatcggttgctgaaaagattgaaaaacgggtaaaaacagagaaagaatttgaagaatatatgaagaacatgaagaacactttgagtgtggtgaagaacattgaagaacaccttttagatcttagaaagggcaaggaagtaattattttggtgtttaaggggttatttggtaatttctgaaagttagcgtggttaaagtagaaatattaaaagttaccaGGGTAAAAAgggaattttaaaggttaaaggttaaagtaaagttaattttcgaaaattaatgatagaataataaataataataaaatattaaataataatatttaattaaaaataatattttaataaaaataataaaataatgcgaaaaaggcagttttctgtaaaagctttagaaagacaactttaagtgcagaatctcataattaccttcataaaacacttagggagtggtaataacatgttagtgaagaaaagataaagaaaagataaaggttgaagaaaagataaaagtcaaagaaaaagtctgtaaagttttaatgacagaaaacagacagagattagtgaacgaatTAGGGTAACTTAGATagtacttgagttgcgactagggttaggtattatatgaaaagttaaactgtttcagtatagacttaatgaacctatacttgggacaggctaactattcataccgaaatttacataagcttcaactatatatgttaagcagagaaaatcAGAGCAGAGTAGGGAAACACAGAGAACAAAATAATTAGAGTTGaggaaagagataaagagaagaagagtaacatatatataaaggaaatagtaatcagagaaaaataaagagatacagagaacagagtaaccagagcagaataAAGGAATACAGAGAAAGAGAGTAATCAGAGCAAAGTAAAAagacaaagagaaaagagtaaggtgataaagagaaatggtttgagttaagatgttgtaaaagtgaaagatgtaaagtttgtacagaatgattgaacagagaaagaaagaggtactgcataagaatgtgaaaatgatgatgaataatgagaatgataatgaatgatgataatgagaatgattatgtaagaatctgctgcagagaggcagtcagatagatggtggtacgaccactgagaacgctttcctgggataccttgctataatgctttgctgtaagacagaggttgcttacagaggtatcaagatgaatgtgctcctgtaagacagaggttgcttacagtgagtgtgttgtggctcctgtaagacagaggttgcttacagtgagtatgttgttgctcctgtaagacagaggttgcttacagtgagtctgttgGGCGTATATTGGCTAATAAGTTTCgtcctgcaagacaaaggttgcttgcagtggataccctgcaagacaaaggttgcttgcagtggatattgccaacaggaaagccttatccagacagaggttgctgggtaacgtcgggagcgggtatgtaaccgacagatgagctcattacctgcactagggctagacatgcatcattcttgtctgcgcattATTCTCTATTGCATTCCTTTCTATGTGTGATCTATTTCCttgtgtttgtctgcttgtatgccatttctatgtttta from Arachis stenosperma cultivar V10309 chromosome 9, arast.V10309.gnm1.PFL2, whole genome shotgun sequence encodes the following:
- the LOC130951470 gene encoding rust resistance kinase Lr10-like, which encodes MAPLFLLKTLILCELMFVVHVKAESEKCPTSFECGKLGTIMFPFTYSKRPHCGVLAIHGCHDNNPNAQQVIVLNNKPNGRFLVLNIDFRTITITDLALLKSLKSQSQTQRCKAFSNNLSLPLMPSSPLGYSYAKFNKTLFTCPSNNLTLPPGFYNYNNCSNYHIYYDGFQSLGDSPDLRPPGPLAACSKIHFALKDESNDTDPFSFLSDRIVLEVELSSDCRNCIRHRRGHCQLDSQGNFLCVTDAGHISWIVKMGLGLVATVLVLVVMATLYCTTWKKENPKQMLVVDAFLEKHGPLQIRRYTYSDMKKVTNSFRDKLGQGGFGSVYKGQLQDGRHVAVKILSELKGDGEDFINEVASMSRTSHVNIVALLGFCFQGSKRALVYEFMPNGSLEKLIYEENTVIGDHQLDCQTLYNIAIGVARGLEYLHMGCNTRILHFDIKPHNILLDENFCPKISDFGLAKVCTRKESIVSIFGARGTAGYIAPEVFSRNFGAVSHKSDVYSYGMMVLEMVGRRRNIKVEVDASSELYFPHWIYNRLVSNQELGLRSIRNEWENEMVRKMTIVSLWCIQTNPSSRPSISKVVEMLEGRAELLQVPPKPFWFSPSTSP